From one Amphiura filiformis chromosome 13, Afil_fr2py, whole genome shotgun sequence genomic stretch:
- the LOC140168778 gene encoding uncharacterized protein, with the protein MNLHNCIRSQFGKDCLDIVRKLERVSLKIARYRNHLRFNLNCFNAHITPKSLHLSSAIKGYVANNILRKAERSLVNERIRQTNFTLDILHEQHQDCLVELRGRLPEEIVNRVIEFTKSSQLHEHEQSKARQVNKFRNLKNPPQRENRKGINGNWRERDGNTLTDSNKDKWVINSSSRDLSQDERSLLEKGLNFAVSPTELPVHDYIAACESACKQLGDGDADELRGKVTHIINTAKLPESNLTKEERKALENLRKDNTIIVLPADKGRACCVIDRTDYESKVDSLLSDDNTYERLCKDPTEKYKKELSVILNDLKSCGAIDFALKERLFPTECDVPKIYGLPKVHKTGVPLRPIVSSIGSVSYNSSRFLADILSSVVGKTPHHIKDTKQFVDFVSDLNIAPDELIVSYDVTALFTSVPVDNAIEAIRARLEEDTSWKTRTYLNAEQVLRLLKFCLNTTYFVFRGQFFKQKHGAAMGGPVSPTTCNLFMEQFESLALESAPHPPRVWLRYVDDTFVVIKREHFSEFTEHINSQSDHIKFTSEVEADGQLPFLDTLVKRSEDGSLRVSVYRKPTHTDQYLNFDSHHPLEHKLSVIRTLFHRADFAVTDPLDREKEISHVQSALQNCGYERWTFHKARKPKKQTDNSSAANGNTKCKANINLPYVRVPVRNFAVCFSSMGFLPPLDPSPRCVRIW; encoded by the coding sequence atgaacttacacaacTGTATAAGAAGTCAATTTGGCAAGGATTGCCTGGACATAGTGAGAAAACTGGAACGTGTATCGCTTAAAATCGCACGATACCGGAATCATCTACGGTTTAATCTGAACTGTTTCAATGCTCATATTACACCTAAGAGCCTACATTTGTCATCTGCCATAAAAGGATACGTAGCCAATAATATTCTAAGGAAAGCAGAACGATCGCTTGTAAATGAACGCATCCGCCAAACCAACTTTACTCTAGATATATTGCATGAACAACACCAAGATTGCCTTGTTGAATTACGCGGTCGTCTACCGGAGGAGATCGTTAATAGGGTAATTGAGTTCACAAAGTCGTCACAGTTACATGAACATGAACAGTCTAAAGCTAGACAGGTAAACAAATTTCGCAATTTGAAAAATCCGCCCCAACGGGAAAATCGCAAGGGAATTAATGGCAACTGGAGAGAACGCGATGGAAACACTTTGACTGATTCCAACAAGGACAAGTGGGTAATCAATTCTTCATCTCGCGATTTGAGCCAGGACGAACGATCATTACTTGAAAAGGGATTGAATTTTGCTGTTTCACCCACTGAGCTACCTGTTCATGATTATATAGCAGCTTGTGAATCTGCCTGTAAACAACTTGGTGATGGGGATGCAGATGAACTTCGAGGTAAGGTCACCCATATCATCAACACAGCCAAGTTACCAGAGAGTAATTTAACTAAAGAGGAGAGAAAAGCACTTGAGAACTTAAGAAAGGATAACACCATTATAGTGCTCCCCGCTGATAAAGGTCGCGCTTGTTGTGTCATTGATCGCACGGATTATGAATCAAAAGTGGACAGTTTACTTAGCGATGATAACACCTATGAACGACTATGCAAGGATCCTACTGAGAAATACAAAAAGGAGCTTTCAGTGATTCTTAATGATCTCAAGTCTTGTGGGGCCATtgactttgctttaaaagaaAGATTGTTTCCAACAGAGTGTGATGTGCCTAAGATATATGGCTTGCCAAAAGTGCACAAAACTGGTGTTCCTCTAAGACCCATCGTTTCCAGCATTGGGTCAGTTAGTTACAATTCCTCGAGATTCTTGGCTGACATTCTTAGTTCGGTGGTTGGAAAAACACCTCACCACATTAAAGACACTAAGCAATTTGTGGATTTTGTGAGCGACCTCAATATTGCCCCGGATGAATTGATTGTTTCTTACGATGTCACTGCATTGTTTACCAGTGTACCTGTAGACAACGCTATTGAAGCAATTCGCGCACGCCTAGAGGAGGATACTTCGTGGAAAACCAGGACATATCTTAACGCCGAGCAAGTGCTTCGACTGTTAAAGTTTTGTCTAAATACAACTTATTTTGTTTTCCGCGGACAATTCTTCAAACAAAAACATGGCGCAGCCATGGGTGGTCCTGTTTCACCAACGACATGCAATCTTTTTATGGAACAGTTTGAAAGCTTAGCCCTTGAATCTGCACCACATCCACCCAGAGTGTGGCTTCGCTACGTGGACGACACGTTCGTAGTTATTAAACGGGAGCATTTCAGCGAATTCACAGAGCATATCAACTCGCAAAGTGATCACATAAAGTTCACAAGTGAAGTGGAGGCGGATGGACAGCTCCCTTTCTTAGATACTTTGGTCAAGCGCTCCGAGGACGGTTCATTACGGGTCAGTGTGTATCGTAAACCTACACACACTGACCAGTACCTCAATTTTGACAGCCACCATCCGCTAGAGCATAAGTTGAGCGTAATCAGGACCTTGTTCCACCGGGCGGATTTCGCAGTTACGGACCCATTAGACAGAGAGAAAGAAATCTCGCATGTGCAGTCCGCGCTCCAGAATTGTGGATACGAACGTTGGACATTTCACAAAGCTCGCAAACCGAAAAAACAAACAGATAACTCTTCTGCGGCGAATGGTAACACCAAATGCAAAGCTAATATCAACTTGCCATATGTCAGGGTACCAGTGAGAAACTTCGCCGTGTGTTTCAGCAGTATGGGGTTTTTGCCACCTTTAGACCCCTCACCACGCTGCGTAAGAATCTGGTAG